The Gopherus flavomarginatus isolate rGopFla2 chromosome 4, rGopFla2.mat.asm, whole genome shotgun sequence genomic interval CTTGCTGTTGAATTCTACTATACTTCTTGTCAAGACAGAATATCATTATTGTCTAACTCTGTTAAACTTTCAGTTCAGTATTACCATCAAATTCTATTACCAATTAGCAAAAAAGGGGATGCAGAGAGGCTGTGCACTGCTTAGATGATATACCCACACACATTGCCAGTATGTACCTGTGACAATCTCATCACCAGTCTTGCACCGTCATGGATAGGCAAAGACATCCGATTACCTCTCCTTTCCTGCATGGGTGCAAAGCCACCACTGAACAGAGTTATGCCTATTACATAGATAGTAATTTCCCCTTCTGCTTCTGTGTAGCACATCCAGTTCCATATATGCAGGAATAGTGCCTAAAACCTGTTTTAGCACACATTTACACATTTTACTTtattgtgagtagttccattgagttcagtgggactgctcacagaTGGGCAATAGCACAAGTGGTAAGATGAGTTTTTGCAGGATCAATGGTGATTATTCAGAATTCTGTTCCAAAGAAATATTGAAAGCCGGGACTGAATGGTTTGTAGGAGTGTTAGTAGAATGTGGAACCTTTTAACCTCTAAGTTGCTGGTTCAAATCCACTGCCAATAGCGAGATTAAGTTatcatctgatggctgttcagttGCAACTGTCAGTGTAACAAAAAAACATCGGCAGCATGCgcgtgcaaacacacacacacacacacacacacacacacaacacctaACTAAACTGCACAATAGAGATAAAATGAATATTTCCCCCCAAGCAATATCTCTCTGGCTCAAAACTCTCCAGTCTGAGCAAAGAGACAAAAGGAGTTAATGAATAGAGACACAACTACTGTTTCAGGTTGTCCCCATGCTAGGGTTgagggccataggcagggcagtATGAAGAAGTTTTTCAGTATCACTGCCTTTGTATCTCTTGTGAGAAGGGGACTTCACTCTCCAGTGATGCTCATCTGGTACCTTTTTATGACCTTTACGTTCACTAATGGTCTGTTTATATGTTCAAAGTCAAGAACTGAAGTTTATTATTTACCTGCACCAATGAAAAAATTACAGATATTAAAAGCAAATCTGATTTTTAGAATCTGTACTAAATCTACTGATAGAGGAAtagaatttttttccctctgattAATTTGCATagtttacaaaattaaaattttgctaTAGGTttgtgatttttcacatttcttaCTTCAGCAAAATCATTTAGTGAAGTTGGTACCATGTCTGCTTTTGTTTCACAGGATAGTCAGGACACGTGTTAAAAATGGAATTCCTTGTTTTGAAATTGAATGGCAAAAACCAGGTTGGTGTAGTGTTATACATGCATGGGTTATCCTGTAATGTAACCAAAAACAGTGGACAAAAATCCCCTTTAAAGGAAGTGGGTAGCCAGCAAATGTGCACAAGTGACCTGTAGTACAGAGTGGACAACTGTTCTATGAACATATGCAGAAAACACACACTTAAAATCAAACTgattgaaaatgcaaataaccctTGGGGTGGGAGTTGTCTGTGGCAGTTGTTAGGCGTGTCAGAGCAGCACTTGGTGCACACTTGGAGGGCAAAGATGTCCCTTATACTGACTTGGGACCATGACAGCACATTGGACTCCAGTTTTATTCCTCCTTGGCCCCAGCATGTCACCTGTATTAGGGTGGTAGTACCTCACATGAAAAAATCCCCCATGACTGGGGAATCTCAACTGCCCATGACAGACTGGTGCAAAGGGGCCTTAACATGACCGGGGTCTGACCTCTAATCTGCTACTGAccattatatttgaaaattgtAGTTAAGGACAAGGGAActgcattgttttggttttggtcctTTCCCTTCCTCCATGCCCTCAGCCCTAATGTGCTTTTGTTAATTTTCTAGAGCATTATGTTACAGCAGATGATCAGCCCACAGAGTCCTTTGTGGTTACAGTAGAGAAAGAAGCTTTGTTTCAGGCTGCCTATCCTGACATTGTTGGCTTCTATAAAGTGGAAAAGTTGGAAGTTTTGGAAAGGAAACAGAGAAGTAAGTTTGAAAGCTGACCAATGCTTAGCACTCTGTGGGCACCGCCATAACACAGATAATAAAGATATTTTCAGGACTGCATCAGCTCTTCCAAAGCTGTTCATACATCATATTCAGTGGAAGATTGTAGCCCTAGTAAGATCTCATCTCCTTCCCATCTCCTCTTTTTCATCTGCTAATAATATAaggttaatttttgttttttattttgacaCAAAGAAACACCTATTATGTATGCTCTTTGTTTTTTCAGGtaagaaaaataaaccaaaagaaaaagaacacTCAAATATCGATGGTAATGTTGCTGATCTTCTGTCTGTGATGAATTTGCAATCTACATGTGAAAGCTTTCCTGAGCAGGATTCCAAGTCAGATTTTAAAACTCTTCCTGATAATCAAATGCAGGAGAAAAGTATCTCCAAATCTAATGATTCCCTTTTAGCTGCAGATTTTTCCACTGTAATTGTTCAGTTACAAAACCCAGTATCTACCCTTCCTCTAACTGCTTCACCCAACACTCAATATCACAGTGTTTTAGATGGCTCTCTTACTTTACCAGCACAGTTTACTCAACTCCCTGAGGCATCATCCTCTTATGTTTCTTCTATGATAGTTGATCTGCAACTGAGTGGCATTGATTGGGATGGAACCTCATTCAGCATTTCACCAGCACATGTTGATTCTGCCTGTTGTTCAGTGTCTGAGCTTGGTGCATCTAATAATTGTATAAGCCAACCATGTACACTTCAGCACAAAACAAGGGAAAACACAAAATATTCTGGTGCCACACAATCTGATGAAGATTCTTGCATCAGTGCAGAGTATTTGGTTCCAACCCCTACTGATCTGGTAGAACAGCTTCAGAAGTTGCCTTTAAGAGAACGAATATTTCTGAAGACGTCTGTGCAGAAAGATACTGCACTGTCTCTAAACGTAGTGCAACCAAAACCTTTACAATTGTTGAAACAAATTAAAGAAACATCAATTCCTGAGACTGTTTCCGCTTATCCTTCAGTTCAATTAAGTGACACCACAAAAGAAATCAAAATGTTATCAGAAAAATATCTGAAAGTCTCTAGTGTACAAAATTACCAGGAACAGTACAAAAAACTTGGCAACTTGGTACAAATGGAGCAAAAACACCCCAAACACAGCTGTTTGAAGTCTGTGGGTTTGAGAAGTCAAGCAGCAGAGCCTTTGCACTCCGAAGGTGAATCAGTGAAGTTAACAAAGGCCACAGATAACTGTCACATTAGAAAATTCTGTACTCAAGCTACTTGGAAAACTTCAATTAAAAAGAGTGTGTGCCATGACAGACATTCTTCTAGTGAGGACAGTGATGATGGGACTATGATGGATAAAAATCAGATTTACAGAATTAAACAGCGGAGGCAACTAAATCCAGCTCAGATGAAGGAAAACATCACCAAGGAGAGGGGTAACGGAGGATCAAATCTTTCAACTAAATGGAAAGAGAGAGGggcaaatttaaaaataactagCAACAATTTGTCAATGCAAGTATCTCCAAAACCTGCCTCGGTAGTGGAAGCTAACAGTTTCCCAAGCCCAATACTATCATTTAAAAGATTAGATTCCTGTTCTTCTCTGCAGCAAAGCAAAAATGATGACTGTGATGTATGGGTAGATAGTCCCCTGCCTCTGTCTGAAAGGCTCAAACTAAGACTCAAAAGCAATTAGTACTTCATTAAAAATACATTACGTTAAACAGTTAACTTAGAGTCTAAAACTCCTACATAATTCCTTTCCTCATTCATAGCATTGGTATATGCAAGCTCAAGAGACACTGTATTGCAAAGTTAACATAGTCATAATTAATAGAAAGCATTGTGAAGTCCTGCTTACTTGGTACTGAAGTTTGAAATGTAAACATTGTCAAAATTATGCCATCCCAGGAGTACAGCTGACGTGCCCTGAAATCCATTTGACTGTGTAGTATTTTCTTGCCATAAGCACCATAGCCATGGACAAAATATACAACACTGATATTTTATTCCAAAAGAGGTAAGGTTTATTTAATGAAGCATTAGCCTTTTGGCTTGTAAGGATAGACCCATAATATAGTTACAATGTGCTATGCTGCTGTCAGGTGTTTTCAGCAAGACCTACTGATACAGCTTTTGTGTAACTGAAATTCCCCATTGTGCACCACTCTCTTGATGGGGTGTTAACTTTAAAACAGGCTTACAATACTTGGTTACCAGTGGTGTtgagcatttttaaaagaaattaccaGATAAATTCAGCAGTTGAGCTTGTCTAGGGTAGCTGAATTTGTCTGACATGTCCTATAATAAACTGCTAGAACACATGTCTAGTCCAGAAAAGGATAAATAATCACTTGAATCAGTGCCAGCTGAGTGGACTCAAAGTGAGTATTTTAGGTGCATTCTAGTTCTGTAATTGCTATCTCTacacttttatttaaatgtaattgTATTAAATGTTTGTAGCTGGTGgcatttttttgctgcagaacagGAAGAATGAAATCTCTGCAAGTTTTGATGTGCCTTTAGGTAATAGCAGAGAAGAGGTTAAATTATAGGAAACCTAAAATTACATTTGCTATTGCAACTTCATTTACAAGCATCACATATTTTAAATCATTGTTTGTAAAAGGAGCCTTGAAATTagacttaaaacaaaaaagcaacacAATAATTTCCACCCATTAATACAGAGATACAATTGACTGGGACTACATATCCCACACTACATACTATTTCCCACAGATCACCACTGAGTTCCCCATTGCTGTAGGTCAGGGGTTTGCAAGCTGGGGGTGGTGACCCCTCAAGCTGGGAGTGGTGATCCCTCAAGCTAGGGGTCATGAGATGGTTAcgtgggggtcatgagctgtcagcccgTGGGTGGGCCTGGCAATGGATGGGGCTGACAGGCCTGAGCCCTTGTTATGTTAAATTAATATTAACACACACACCCATTTCTAATTTTGGGGTGGGAGTCACAGAGGCTTGCTGTATAAAGGGGGTcacaatacaaaaagtttgagaatcgctgTGGTACGTGAAGTTATGCATGACTTCATCATAGCTAGCAGCCAGTGAAGACTTTTTGATCAAGAAGCAATAATGTCAGGTTTACAGAATTTGTAGAAGTTAGAGAAAAGGGGAACCTATGATCTCAACTAATCAATCCCCTTCCCTCTTGCAGGACAGTTCTCTTCAGTATGTTTCCCAGGAAAAGGGAGAAATGGCTCCTTTACAATAACTTTCCATGAgttcctcttctgtaaaatgggagaaaTAGTATTTCTTTACCTCACAGGTGTTTGTGAAGGTAAAATTATTTAAGTAGTGTGAGGTGtttagatactacagtaatggaggTGATAAGTACATAAAATAGAACAGAAAAGAGAAGTATTTAAATAGAAAACTCAAGATCTGTACCTTCTTGGGAGGATCAAGCCTTCTTGGTCCAGCCAGGTGGCAAGAGAGAGTGATTAAAACTACTTCTGAAAATAATAGCATTTATTCTAGCTACATAAAGGAATGAAGCAAAAGGATCATTAGTATACATATGAAAAGGTGCTCATGAAATGCTTCATGAGTTTTATTATGTAGTTACTAGAAAATGTGAGTAGGGATCAGTGGTTGACTAGATCAGGACTACTACATTTTGAGAGACCAGTGCTGTAAGTAACTTACAGAACTGTCTGTGTGGTTGTCTGTCTGCTTTTTATGTGGTTATGATTTTCTTTTTGAAGGTATTAATTGTTTCTAAAACTGCCCATTGATTTTGGAGACTGAATGATGGAAgaagaaatgtattttctttacctaggaaaaaagaaagatgCAGCTCCTACTCTTCTGCTTTGATGGAATAAGATTTGGAATTTTTAAGCATTTAAAGCAAATGTCCTCTCCATTTTGTGACCATTTTCCTATTTTTCCCTTTTGGAATATGGGGCCTGATGATTATTAGACATTAAGTGTTCTCAGAGGATGTTCCACTGCAGTCATGAATTTTGCTTGGTCTCTGTAACTGCATAGATGGATGATATCTTGTAAGTATTTTGTCAGGATTCTGATTTGAACCCACTCTTTCTTGGATGATGGAGGTCAGATATGTAAAGTATATCAAAGATTCCAGCACTGTGTATTGTTGGAATCGCTGTAAGAGCCACATTCAGTCCCACAACTCAGGTTCAGGTATGTGCAACAGACAGGAAATATATAATTTCTAATGTCTGATTCATCTCTACCTTTCATAAGCTTTACACCTATGTAACTCCATTATCAGGAGCAACTTTGGTGAAGACATACACCAGTGTGAGAGGAAAACAGTCCTAAGATAGTTCAGCTCACCCTTGCATTGAGTTAGCACAGACCATATAGCCTTGTTCTGGTAAATCTGTTAAGTAAAGCTTGAGACATCTTTCCAATGAAGAAACTTACCTATGTTAGAAATGTTACTTTTCTGTTTTATCATCTTGTATTAAATATGCTGAATCTAATTAGGAGACTGTTAGGCCAGTAAACAGTTTGTCCTATACTGAATAACAATTGTGGTAATGCTAGACTTCTAAATGAACATCTAGACATACAATAATACATAATATTTTCCATCTAATTGTATCATTTGTATTGAAGACCAAGATATGTGTTTACCTTTATTATGCTTGTTGTATctgaaattttttcaaaaagttCTTAAAGTGTTGTGCACAAAAGTAATTAagtgtttgaaaatgtaattaattatatattgcaaaatataatTTGTACCAAAACAATCTCTTCATGATTTTAACTTAACGTGGCTCTTTTTTTCTATTAAACTAATAGGTTTTTGATTAATTTCTGTGGAAAATATAAGTGCTAAACTAGCGAAGAGAAGTTTGAACTCTCTACTGTACAGTGAGACTTGCAAGTGGAAAAAATCAGAGGATTATACAGTTTAAACAGCCGTGTTTAATAGTTCACGCTACAAAATTGTTCTCATGTTTGCATTCACTTGCTCACCGTCTGTCCCTGTGACTCTTTAGTTATTTATCCATAGTGGCACTGTTTCAAAGGGAAAGACtcggagccccacatcagaatacctCTTAGCTAGGTTTGGCAgaatctgattttattttataaatttgacagataatattgatgtttttaGTCTTTTTTTTCTGATAGGCTTGTTCTGGGCACACCTACCAGATCGAGCCCCACACATTAGTTAGATGTGGGAACACCTATCTTCCCCAGTTTGTGAATCACTtgggggcttaggcaggagatgAGTGTCCAGATGCCTAGAgcgaggcagcagtgtgcatgcccagaggcaggaacATAGGTATTGAGGGAACTTTTTACCCCCAAAAAATTAGGTGCCAATGAGTTTAGGAGCCTACATGGTTCAGCAGGAGTTTGTGAATCACAGTGAAGCCTAAAACTGGGGCTTCGGTGCCTCAGTATTATGAATCTAGGCTTAAGTGCTAGTGCTAAAGAGCTCTGCCTAATTAGGGCCTAGTTCTGTGCTAAAAACACAAAGGAAGGGGAGACTTGGCCCTTTTTTtctggagggaagggagaaaagCCAGCTGAAACTGCTTCTGCATTGGTAGAGGGAAGCATTAATTGTTCTGTGTGCTACTCTTAGCCCCAGTGTGATGTACAGATTCCACATCATTTGGTCTTTTAGCAAGTGAAATGCTAGTGCACTATTCTAAATTCAGTCAAGTCACATAAGCAGCTCTGTCTAGACTGCTAATGGAGGTATTTTTCTTAATTGTCTCAGGTaaataaatggacacacaaaCCACCTACAAGCTAAAGCAGGAGGgcttctgatttatttatttactatgtTTTCAACACCTAATCCCCATCTTGCAAAGAAAAATAGGCTACACCACACAAAAAGTACTGCACTTCTAGTATTACTCTAACAGACTTGCTCTTTCCAACCACCCTGATACACCTTAAGGAAAATCCTAAAATAAACCATCAACTTGTAGTAATATGAAAAATAGCAAATTTCCTCTGCAGGAAGTAATTCCTACCAGGGATATATTTCTTTAGCAGCATATATAAGCGAATGAGATGAATCGGCCAGATAACCAAAATGAAAATGCATTCAAGATGATCTGCTCATGGTAACACAAACAGAATGTGTAAAGCTTTTCTGTATCACCAGTGTATTAACCATACTATGTCCAACATGGAAATGGAAGGCCACAATGTATTTGCTTGCACCTTTTGATGTCTTGCTGCCTCAACTCCAAGCAAACTGCTCCTacctgatacagagaccatttacTGACTAGAGAAGGCAGCAGCAAATTCATTTTGACATGACACACACAATAATGACTATTTTATTGGTAATTGTCTTGAAGTTGTCATGCATTCATCTTCACTGCATTTACCTTTAACAGAAAAGATGAATGTCAGTCACTCAAGATGTGCACAGCATTGCTAGgatcagtgtgtgtatgtgtgtgtgtatatatgtatgtatgtaacaTTTTTCTATGATAGAAAATTAAGAAAATCTGTCAATAGCTAAATTCTGGTAAAGCAGTTGAGTGAGGAGGGTTGCggttggggagaggaggaagggacaTTTTGCATAGTTGATGTGTATGTCATTAAAACCTTTGTTGTCCATTCAGCTCCCAGCTTGTGACTGTTGGATCTGGGTTCATGGTCCCATGAACAATattaaaccttttccctcacttCGGATTGTTCCCAATCCTTAGGACTGGGTAGTCATTGTAGCTAGAACCTAGGAATTTCTAAATTTGCCCACATTGTCTGACAAATGTATGTCTATGAAAATTAAAACTGTTAAAAATGAtgttgctcaaataaatttctcTACTCATGATTTAAACCAAAATAGATGACTGACTAAAATCCATGAATCTGATCTAAATTGTAGGTAACTATTTtcactgggtaaaattttcaaaatggctCAAGTCTCTTTTCAAATGTGATTTTTGGCATTTAGGAAGCTAAGTCTCCCATCCCCAAGTTCTTAAAATCATATTTAGGAAGGGGGCTTGTGCTGCTAAATAATTCAGgaccttttgaaatttttacctaCAATCTTCATTTTTAATGGGTAAAATTAAAAGGTTAGCTATTAATCTACACATGAGAAACTCAGTTTATCATCTGAACCTGGGAGCTGAGTGAACAGTAGTGCTGGTTATATCACACATTTTAGCAGTTTTAAGAATGCAAATTAGTTTATTTCCTGAAGGAGAGAGTGCTAAATCCACCGCTGACTTTTACTGGTTTGTCAGTAGCACTTAGGCTGCAACAAGCTCCAGTAATATTACTAACTGCAGCTTCCTTTTATCTGTTGATGTAATATAGCAGGGTTTAACACCTTCTTAGACATGAAGAGGTCTTATCTTGTCTCGGATAACAGCTCCCATTAATCTTTCTCACCATGAGATTTTCTATGTTTCATCCCAACAGCAATAGCCCAAAACCAGCCTTCGCAAATTCACAGGGCTCATTTCAATACTCCCCTTCTAAGATTAGGAACCTTTTACTGATAACTGTCTTAAACTTGAAGTTGTCATGCATTCATCTTTTCTGTTAAAGGTAAATGCAGTGAAGATGAATGTCAGTCACTCATGATGTGCACAGCATTGCTAGAGTCAGAATATATATGTAACATTTTTCTATGATAGAAGTGAAGTAAAACTGTCAATAGCTAAATTCTGGTAAAgcagttgggggggagggggacatttTACATAGTTGATGGCCCATTGCATATGCATATAGCCCCATATTTACATTATTCAGATGAGTTTCTGAAAGGCTCCCGTGGACTTGAAGCTTAAAAGGAGCAAGAGTTGAGTTTATAAATGTTTTTACAGTTGCCACATAATGTATGCTATGTGAACTGTTTCCTTTTGTTGATATTGTGCTATATACTTAGTGATAGCTCAGACATTTAAAGTTTGTCTTGGTTTCTGTTGGTGGTAATagtgatttttacattttcaactGTAGAACCTACAGTTTGGTCAATGACTTTGCAGGAATCACTGAAGCCAATAAATGCTGATTTTAGTGGAGGTAGGACAAGGCCCTATGGATGCAACACCAGCTCATGCTTAAGCTCAAAACTGAAGAAGTGTTGAGTCAGGCCTTGGGTGAAAAATCTTCAGGGAAAACACCATTGCTTCCAGAAGATTCAGTAGGTGATCCTTTTTTCTCTTGAGTTATTACTGAGCCAATGTCCCAGCATGGCATAAAGTGGCCCTGTGCTACtggaggtacacctctaccctgatataacgtgacctgatataacactaaTTCAGAtacaacgcagtaaagcagtgctctggggggtgcTGCGCActccgatggatcaaagcaagttcgataaaacagtttcatctataacacggtaagatattttggctcccgagaacagtgttatatcggagtagaggtgtactgtCTTTCAGATGAGCTGTACGGTGAAGGAGTGAAAACTTACAGACATTAAAGATTCCATTGCACTCTTTGGGTGCAGGTGTGCTAACCCCAATATCCAAACTATATTTCAGTTTGATTACATTTTGCTTTACTTAAGTTTCTCTTGTAGTTGAGCTGGTGAGAGTACATTCTTCACTTTCTATCCTAAATTGTCATGATGTATTTCTCTGTGCTGGAAAACTCTACTTTAGTGGTAGGTGAAGTGGTCTCTCTCACACAGAGCGATCCAGATACAAGGTTCCTCTAACTATGCTTTTCTGCATATCTTTATATGTACTTCCATATTGCTCACCGCTTGAAATCCATACAGAGAGTAGAGAATTTGGCTATACAAGAAGAAATTAAGATATTTTCCCATGACCATACTTCAATTTTATCAGTACATGTAGGGCAGATACCATgtcatcgtgtgtgtgtgtatagtattTAGCATAATAGAATCCTTGTCCTGATTGGTAGTTTGGGTTCTACTATAATATAATTTAATAATCCTAATGTGCACATATCCCAGTACTTATTCCACATCATCTACACAGATATTTGCTTGCAGAGTTGATCTTAATTTTACTGAAAATATTTGCTTTGACAACAGTCTCTAGGTGAGATTTTGTGTTTTGAGCCCCACGCATTTTAATACTGACTGCAAGAATGGCTATGGGAAAACACCCAGTATATGATCATCCCATAGATTCATGCACACAGCTGAGTCAATGAGAGTTGTACATGTGCATCTGCAGGCATGATCAGGACCCCTTTCTTTATATAGCTGATGATCTCCTGTGATCTATATGATTTATGTTGTGTACTGTTTCCTTTTGCAAACAGCGTTTTCCTTATGCAGTACCCTGGGGATATACACAGATGGGCATATGGAGAGGAAAACCCTGTTTTTAGATACTGTGCATAAGGAGAGCCGGCTTCACAATTTAATTTGCCAAATTGTAGCTAAAAATGTTATAACTTCTTCTGTTGTCCAAAAGCCTCTATCTCTGCACACTCGTACGTGCTGGCATTACAGCTCTCACAGGATTCATGCTAGTAGTGGTGGGCTGCCATGCAGCCTAGAGTGCCAAACAATAGAAACTCCTGACTGATTTGCATGCAGTGTTCCAGCAGGTCTGCACAGTTGATGCCACAGAGGGTAGCTCATTCCCGGTTCTGCCTACTCACATGCCTAGCCTAACATCCAAAACTCTGTGGAGCCCTAGCAGAAGGGCAAAGGTAGAGTCCTAGGATcgggggaaaggggaaggttgTAATGTtggggcctacaaatttaccccaATTGTAGGCTCAACTAAAAAGTATGTacaagttcataagatgtcacagtAACCTAGGATGATAAATGATGGCAAAAGatagactgaattagtccaaactaAAAGACTTACTGGTAAGTCGAGGACTACTTTAAGATTATTCTTGATAAATAAGAA includes:
- the GEN1 gene encoding flap endonuclease GEN homolog 1 isoform X2, which encodes MLECLGLPWVQAAGEAEAMCAYLNANGYVDGCITDDGDAFLYGAQTVYRNFTMNAKDPHVDCYTMSSIKEKLCCDRESLIGLAILLGCDYLPKGVPGVGKEQALKLIATLRGQSLLQRFDQWKGQLQRGNASVLTVNKMIHCSVCHHPGSCKDHELSGCKLCGSVKSCEPHDSQYCCLCEWHCSERVKQTNAVEDNIRKKARGCEGFPFSEVIEEFLVNKNKLVRIMERQRPDLLSFQRLAFEKMEWTKHYACKKLLSLLTHYDMIKRKSGQTDTEQLQAIRIVRTRVKNGIPCFEIEWQKPEHYVTADDQPTESFVVTVEKEALFQAAYPDIVGFYKVEKLEVLERKQRSKKNKPKEKEHSNIDGNVADLLSVMNLQSTCESFPEQDSKSDFKTLPDNQMQEKSISKSNDSLLAADFSTVIVQLQNPVSTLPLTASPNTQYHSVLDGSLTLPAQFTQLPEASSSYVSSMIVDLQLSGIDWDGTSFSISPAHVDSACCSVSELGASNNCISQPCTLQHKTRENTKYSGATQSDEDSCISAEYLVPTPTDLVEQLQKLPLRERIFLKTSVQKDTALSLNVVQPKPLQLLKQIKETSIPETVSAYPSVQLSDTTKEIKMLSEKYLKVSSVQNYQEQYKKLGNLVQMEQKHPKHSCLKSVGLRSQAAEPLHSEGESVKLTKATDNCHIRKFCTQATWKTSIKKSVCHDRHSSSEDSDDGTMMDKNQIYRIKQRRQLNPAQMKENITKERGNGGSNLSTKWKERGANLKITSNNLSMQVSPKPASVVEANSFPSPILSFKRLDSCSSLQQSKNDDCDVWVDSPLPLSERLKLRLKSN
- the GEN1 gene encoding flap endonuclease GEN homolog 1 isoform X1, producing the protein MGVTNLWQILEPVKEHVHLSSLRGKTLAVDLSLWVCEAQTVKKMIGVVTKPHLRNLFFRISSLTSMEIKLVFVMEGDAPKLKAETMSKRNELRYGSLKKPRAAKTGRSYFKSVLKECLEMLECLGLPWVQAAGEAEAMCAYLNANGYVDGCITDDGDAFLYGAQTVYRNFTMNAKDPHVDCYTMSSIKEKLCCDRESLIGLAILLGCDYLPKGVPGVGKEQALKLIATLRGQSLLQRFDQWKGQLQRGNASVLTVNKMIHCSVCHHPGSCKDHELSGCKLCGSVKSCEPHDSQYCCLCEWHCSERVKQTNAVEDNIRKKARGCEGFPFSEVIEEFLVNKNKLVRIMERQRPDLLSFQRLAFEKMEWTKHYACKKLLSLLTHYDMIKRKSGQTDTEQLQAIRIVRTRVKNGIPCFEIEWQKPEHYVTADDQPTESFVVTVEKEALFQAAYPDIVGFYKVEKLEVLERKQRSKKNKPKEKEHSNIDGNVADLLSVMNLQSTCESFPEQDSKSDFKTLPDNQMQEKSISKSNDSLLAADFSTVIVQLQNPVSTLPLTASPNTQYHSVLDGSLTLPAQFTQLPEASSSYVSSMIVDLQLSGIDWDGTSFSISPAHVDSACCSVSELGASNNCISQPCTLQHKTRENTKYSGATQSDEDSCISAEYLVPTPTDLVEQLQKLPLRERIFLKTSVQKDTALSLNVVQPKPLQLLKQIKETSIPETVSAYPSVQLSDTTKEIKMLSEKYLKVSSVQNYQEQYKKLGNLVQMEQKHPKHSCLKSVGLRSQAAEPLHSEGESVKLTKATDNCHIRKFCTQATWKTSIKKSVCHDRHSSSEDSDDGTMMDKNQIYRIKQRRQLNPAQMKENITKERGNGGSNLSTKWKERGANLKITSNNLSMQVSPKPASVVEANSFPSPILSFKRLDSCSSLQQSKNDDCDVWVDSPLPLSERLKLRLKSN